In Topomyia yanbarensis strain Yona2022 chromosome 2, ASM3024719v1, whole genome shotgun sequence, one DNA window encodes the following:
- the LOC131681112 gene encoding uncharacterized protein LOC131681112 translates to MDRNKLFRILFRVTYFLWKLYGILPLRYDFRVNKFENSRRSVYYSVVIMLAYSTGMAYVYWRAANFYQRHSPSGTAYFSWAQFTLNYCFLVVTIVIAILCRNHTKNLLNVFIMLATILIRQSRVQNDYKLLKKYLCKLVFVDFCMKLAICGSFYTYGGRGFIGFLTGLNFVFMWSMEVFCNGFVAMCYFAAHLYRLINLQVNESVQKLCDFELDQSYWLLHPSEKKQICYRVAASLDKLAYLHQDVTTVLKKFVKQLDYSLLMTIIWCFLITISGTFFAYTSLVQDLRDNVRPPLLKYAHAFGLSVFQALQFYYIVSASALLTKRAEKTGLVVNRFFKAEIDERVERTIDMFSMALLHQSYSVENFGMFKVDFTLMYSMVGTITSYLIIMVQFQLSEL, encoded by the exons ATGGATCGAAACAAACTTTTCCGGATCCTGTTCAGGGTGACCTATTTCCTGTGGAAGTTATATGGGATTCTTCCGCTACGCTACGACTTTCGAGTGAATAAGTTCGAGAATAGTCGACGATCTGTATACTATTCGGTGGTAATTATGCTTGCCTACAGTACCGGAATGGCGTATGTCTACTGGCGCGCTGCTAATTTTTACCAACGCCATTCACCGTCCGGGACTGCATATTTCTCCTGGGCTCAGTTTACGTTGAATTATTGCTTTCTCGTGGTTACCATTGTTATTGCTATACTTTGTCGTAATCATACGAAGAACTTGTTGAATGTTTTCATTATGCTGGCAACTATTCTCATCCGACAAAGTCGAGTTCAGAATGACTATAAACTGTTGAAAAAATATCTGTGCAAATTGGTTTTCGTAGACTTTTGCATGAAATTAGCCATCTGCGGCAGTTTCTACACGTACGGAGGTCGTGGGTTTATTGGATTTCTGACAGGATTGAACTTCGTCTTCATGTGGTCAATGGAGGTCTTCTGCAATGGATTTGTGGCTATGTGCTATTTCGCAGCTCATCTCTACCGATTAATCAATCTGCAGGTGAATGAATCGGTTCAGAAGTTGTGTGATTTTGAGCTTGATCAATCTTACTGGTTGCTACACCCGTCGGAGAAGAAGCAAATCTGCTACCGAGTGGCTGCGAGTTTGGATAAGTTGGCCTATCTTCATCAGGACGTGACAACGGTATTGAAAAAGTTTGTGAAACAGTTAGACTACTCTTTGCTGATGACAATTATTTGGTGTTTTTTAATCACAATTTCCGGG ACCTTCTTTGCGTACACTTCGTTGGTGCAGGATCTTCGTGATAACGTTAGACCACCACTGCTGAAATACGCCCATGCGTTCGGTCTATCCGTGTTTCAAGCGCTGCAGTTCTACTACATTGTGTCCGCATCGGCATTACTGACCAAACGAGCCGAGAAGACTGGCCTGGTGGTGAATCGATTCTTCAAAGCTGAAATCGACGAGAGAGTAGAGCGAACT ATTGacatgttttctatggcatTACTTCATCAATCGTACAGCGTGGAAAATTTCGGAATGTTTAAGGTTGACTTTACATTGATGTACTCG